CCTTCCGCATCTCCTCAGCGCTCTCCGCAAGGAGGCGGGCCTGTTCCTGTGCCTCTTTCTCTGCCTGTTTGAGGGCGGTGATGTCCTGGATGATCTCGATATGGCCGATCTTCTCCCCCTCTTCGTTCTTCAGATATGCGACGTCGAGCTGGAAGCTTGCGCCGTCCTTCTCGAAGAGGGTCTTGATCTCGTCCTTTCCGCTCCGGCGGAGTTTGATGACACCGCACTCCTCCTCGTTGCAGAGTGGTCCCTTCGTTGCCATGCAGCAGGTGCCGCAGTCTCTCACGCGGTCCCTGCCCCACTGGTCTTCCCAGAACTTGTTTATGAAGGTCCAGTTCATGTTCATGTCGGTGACGCTGATGGGGAGGGGTAGTCGGTCGATGATGGCCTCGTACCATTCTGCCTTTTCCTGGGCCTCCTTCTCCGTCTGTTTGAGGGCGGTGATGTCCTGGACGATCTCGATGTGGCCGATCTTCTCGCCCTCTTTGTTCTTCAGGTATGCGACGTCGAGCTGGAAGCTTGCGCCGTCCTTCTCGAAGAGGGTTGTGATCTCGTCCTTTCCGCTCCGGCGGAGTTTGATGATGCCGCACTCCCCCTCGTTGCAGAGCGGTCCCTTCGTTGCCATGCAGGAGATGCCGCGGTCTCTCACGCGGTCCCTGCCCCACTGGTCTTCAAAACCCTTGTTTATGAAGGTCCAGTTCATGTTCATGTCAGTGACGGTGATGGGGAAGGGTATCCTGTCCAGGATGGCCTCGTACCATTCTGCCTGCTCCCGCGCTTCGCTGATCTGTTGTTCGTGTTTCTGCATCCTCTCCAGGCATTCCCTGAGGGGAGACAGGACCGGCCGCAGGGCAGGGTCTATGTCCTCTTCGCCGATCTGCCGGGAGAAGTCCCCTGCAGCTGCGGATTCCAGTATGTGTGCGATTTCGTTGACATCAATCATTTTTACCCTCTATCTTTGTTTTATGTCTTGTCTCGTGCTCACTCTGTTTCGAATGACGGCGAGTTCCTGGCATGGTGGCGTTGTGCACGATGTGCACCTTTTTCCGGATAATATATCTCTATCCGGCGATGATATTTATTAATTCCTATTTTTTAAATTTTTCATTCTGTACGTTTTTTATGTTTTTAAGTACTATATATGACTATTTTGCGATCTGGGTTTGGCAAAGGTGGATGATCCTATCCCCTCTCAGCCTGCGGTTGCGAGGCCCCCGAGGACCTTTGTCATGTCGATCCAGATCACGAGGCCCTTTTCCTTGATGTCATCCCCGCCGATCTTGATGATCCCCTTCACGAATGCCTCATGGCAGAGCGACGCGTCCATTGTCTCCACGTCATCCTCGGCAATCTGCATCACCGAATGGACGTCGTCGACGATGATCCCGAGGTTGGACCCGCTCGCGACCTCAGGGACGAGGACGATGATCTTCCTGTTCATCACGTCCCCTCTGTCAGGGAGCTGGAGGAGAGTGGTGAGGTTGATGATATTCGTGATCTCGCCCCTCAGGTTGATGATCCCGGCAATATGGGGCGGTGCCCGCGGCACGGGGGTGATCGGGATCATCTCCACGATCTCCCGTGCCAGGAGAATGTCGAGGGCATATCTGGTGCCCCCGATCTCGAATTCCACGACGTCGATGGTCTTTACCACGGTCTATCCCCGCCTTCAGACTTTGAACCTGTCCATCTGCTTTTCGAGATCGGCCGCCAGGTCATGGAGTTCGTGGGTGGCGCTGTTGATCTCCTGGGTGGAGGCGCTCGTCTCCTCCGCAAGGGCTGCCAGATCTTCGATCTGTTCGAGGCTCGACCTCGTCAGGTTGTTGCCGTCTTCGACGATCTGAACGACGGCATTGCTCGTGTTCGCCTGGTCCTCGATGGCCTTCGCGATCTCGCCCATGTCGTGGGTTACCGAGACCGCGCCCTCGACGATCCTGTTCAGGGCGACGATCGCCTTGTTCACGCTCTCGACACTGGAGGCGATCTCGGTGTTTGCCGAGTTGATCGCTGTGGCCGTCTTCTCGCTCTTTGACTGAATGGAGGCGATGAGGTTCTCGATGTCGTTTGTGGCCTTCTTCGACTCTCCCGCGAGGTTCCTCACTTCACCCGCGACGACAGCGAAGCCGCGGCCGTGCTCGCCCGCCCGTGCCGCCTCGATCGCGGCATTGAGGGCGAGGAGGTTAGTCTGGTTGGAGATGTCGGTGATGAGCTTCACGATCTTGTCGATCTCGTGGATCTCCTGGTTGAGCTGGGTTATGTTGACCACGCTCTCGCTGGCGATCTTTTCGACGACCGTGATCTTCGTGTTGGCGTCATTGCCGAGCTTCTCCGCGTCCCTGCCCATTTCGGCGACATTCTGGGCCCTCTCAAGGACTTCCTGCGAGGTGCTCGCGACCTCCTCGTTCGAGGCCGAGAGGTCGCTGAACTTCTGGGTGATCTCCTCCATCTTGGTGAGGGTCTTCTTGCCGAGGTCGGCGCACCGCTGACTGGTGAGGGCCACCTGCTCCGCTGCCTTGGCGATCTGGTCCCCGCCCTTGCTCGCTTCGAGAGTACCGAGCTGGACCTGTTCGGCTGCCTGCTTGACCTGCCTGAACGCGCCGCTGCCATTGACTGATATCTGGTTCAGGGAATCCCTGAAGCGCTTGAATTCTCCGGAAACCTCGATGTCGTCGGAGAACGTCTTCGTGTAGTCGCCGTCGGCGATGGCCGCCGAGACCCGCATCCCCTCGTCCAGGGGCTCATGAATGGCGTCGAGGAGGCCGTTGACACCGGAGACCACCTCGGCGAAGGAGCCCTGGTGGCGGGAGACGTCGGCCCTGACAGAGAGTTTCCCTTCCTGGCCCGCTTTTGCGAGCATCTCGACATCCCTGACCAGGGCTGCAAGCCCCTCGCCCATCCCGATCAGTGCAGGGAGCATCCTGTCGTTCTCTGAACGCTTCCCGACCTTCTTGAGTTCATCGCGGTCGGAGAGGTCACCCTGAGAGATGTTGGTGGCGACCCTGACAACGACGAGAAGGCGCTCGCGGACAGTGTTCACTGCGTCGGCGATGTCGGCATATACACCGGTATACTGCCCTTCGACCTTTTTCGTGTAGTCGTTCGCGGCGATCCTCTGGAGGACGGCATCGCATTCCCCGAGGGACTCGAGGCCGTCGACGCACCGGTTGATGCTCTCCTTGAGCTTCTTGAAGTCGCCCCTGTAATCGGCCGTGATCTTCTCGGGGGTCTCGCCCCGCCCGATCTGGTCGATCACGGCGATGGTCGGCGGAAGGGGTTCGGTGACCGCATCGATGATCTCGTTGACGCCCTTCGCGATCTGGAGGAGTTCGCCCTCGCCGTCAAGTTTCGCCCTGACAGAGAGGTTTCCGTTTCTGATCCCGTCGGCCACGCCGAGGAGGTCTTTGATCATTCTGACTTCGCCGGTGACGTCGGGGAAGTATTCGACGGCCCCGATGGTCGTGCCGCTGCCGTCCCTGTACGGGACGCCGGTGCACTTGATCACCCGTCCGTCCCCGAGGTCGTTGGTGATGGTGTTGACCTGCCCCTCCTTCATCGCGACATGACAGGGGCATTCCTTCGAGTTGCAGAGGCCTGTCCTGTAGAGGTCATAGCAAGGTTTGCCGATGCAGTCCTCCTGCCTTTTCCCGAGGAGGTCCGCGGCCGCCCTGTTGATGTAGAGGACGTTGAAGTCAGTGTCTATGATGTGGGCCGGGAGGGGGATCTGGTCCATGCCCGCGGCCAGGTTCTCGTTTCTCCTGATCTCCTTCTCCAGTCTGGTGATCTTTTTCTGACAATCTTCGATGGTGGGTTCTTTCTCTGGCATGATGATCTCCTGTCTGATTTTTGCTCTGGAGGGCGATTGTCGCCGTTTTCAGCTTCCCATCACCGGAGGGTGCCGTGTGTGCGTGGGGTCAGACATCGGGCTCCGGCCGCATGGGCCGGGGCGCTCCGGGATATCTGATCATCTACCAAGTATGATATTTAATAGATCGCATTTTATCTGCTCGATTATTTCGTACTCTGTATCTTTTTGAATGCGTATATTGGGGATATCCGTGCCCCGATGTCTTTTCTACGCCTTTTTTGAAAAAGATAAGAATTTTAACGTGTTTTAACATCTCTATTTCTTTTTAAAGATGTCATTTGGGTTTATTTCGTCAAAAAAGTGGCAATATATGGCAGATTCTGCCGGCCTCACCTGAGGAGGGACGAGAGGAGTTTTCCCGCGAATCCCTGTCGCAGCGCGATAGCCCTGTTTTCACACATCTCGTGGCAGCAGTAGCAGCGGATGCAGGCGGATTCGTCGATCACGGCCCTCCCCTCCTCGATGCTGATCACCGCGACCGGGCAGGCGCGGACGCACCTCCCGCAACCCGTGCACTTTTCGGGATCTGGCACCGGCGTCGGCCTGATCTCCGTCCCCTGCCGTCGAAAGAAGGAGAGGATCTGCCTGTTGAGGAAGGGGATGGCCGGGGCCGCGGGGTGGGTGGACGCCTTCCTGAAGTCGGAGACCGTCACTGCCGCCGGGTCGTCGCCGATCACCCCGACCTCCCTGAAGTCCTTCCTGACCCATCCGCGCTCCTCGGCACCCCTGATCGTACAGATGTCGGCCGGGTCCAGTCCCATCAACCTGGCGGTGACGATGTCGACCGCCGTCGCGTCCGCACCGGCGAGGAGCGCCCCGATAGGCCGCGGCGATCCCGACATCGGGCCGTCCCCCTCCATCCCGACGACCGCGTCCATGATCTGGAGGGCCGGGCGCACCAGGGTGTTGAGGTCGAGGAGCATCCCCGCAAATTCCTGCGGGTCCCTGAACCTCGCGTGGAAGACCGGTTTTTCAAGACCGGGGATCACGCCGAAGAGGTTCTTGACGGCGCCGGAGTAGCCGGTGAAGAGGTGGGTCTTCGCCTTCGAGACGACGACGATCGCGTCGGCATCGCGTGCTGCGTCAATGATGGAGAAGCGCTTCATCACCTCCCCCTCCGGGAAGGGGACGGCCTTCGACGAGGTCGCGGTGGAGAGGGAGACCCCCGGGATTTCGGCCGCCCCGGTAAAGCCGGATCTTTCATATGCCTTTTCAAGGTTCCGCGAGGTATAGCGGGTCCCCGCCCCTGGCGAGTCGGCGATGACGACCGTGCAGCCGTGGTCTGCAAGCAGGCGTGCGACCGCCTTCACGACCGCAGGGTGGGTGGTGACCGCCTGCCTGGGCTCCGCGCCCATCAGGAGGTTGGGCTTGAGGAGCACCCGACTCCCCCGCGGTACGAAGGCCCCGACCCCGCCGAGGAGGCCGACCGCCCTTTCCACCGCGGCATAGACCTGTTCTTCGTCGTACGTCCGGCAGTGAACGAGAGCGACATCTTTTGTCGGGGGATCTGCTGGCGTCATCGTACCAACTCTTTGTTCTGGCCGGAAAAAAAGGATCTCCATCGAGCGGGGTGGGGGTTTGGGGGGAAACTTTTTGCCACGCGCACTTTAGAGAACAGAGGTGGTTCTGGAGTCTGTTTGTTCGATGTCCCGCGCCGGGGGACTATCGCCCCCGCCCTCGAAAGCCTCTGGCTTTCTCAAGCTCGCTCCGCTCGCACCCCGCTCATGATAGGTGGGGATAATAGCCATCTCACTCTTCGAAACCCGTGTTCGCACTTCCCTGGCCCTATCATAGGTCGGGGGTCCGGGGGCAACGAGAAGACGAAGTCTTCGAGGCAGTCCCCCGGCGGGCAGTAAGGGGAAGGCAGTGGATCAGCATCCTGTCCGGGGGACTACGCCCCCGGCCCCCCGCTCAAGATTGAACCGGTGGATGGCAATCTCCCTCCTCAGGATGAGACTGTTCGCTCTTACGAGATGTTGTCCTTATCCCCAACCTTAGATTTGGAGGAGGATGTCACTCCTCCCCCCAGAATAGTTGACGGTCTTCCCGAGACTCTTCACCGCTCTTCACGGACCATCGTGATCGCTTTCTTCGGGCAGACATTGGCGCAGACGCCGCAGCCCTTGCAGAAATCGAGGTCGATATTCAGTTCCTCGTCGATCACGCCGTCAGGGCAGTGGATAGCGCAGATCCCGCACTGGTTGCACTTCTCCCTGTCCACCACCGGGCGGAAGACCCGCCACGACCCGGTAAGCCCGCAGGCCCCGGCCTTCGGTCTGCTCAGTGCAAGCCGCTCTCTCATATGACCATCTCCTCGTAGGCGGCCTCGGCCACCTGCACGTTCCTCTCGTCGGAGAACATCTCCCTGATCGCCTGTTTTGCCGACGCGAAGGAGACGATGCCGAGCCTTGCCGCCGCCCCCAGGAAGGGAGTGTTCACGATCGGCGTCCCCGCGATCGCCAGGTTCTTTGAGAGGGCGATGCCGGTGAGGTCGACGTGGCACGAGGCAAATCCCGGAAACTCGTGGGGGTGCTCTGAGTTGACGAGCACGCTTCCACCCTCCTTGAGTCCCTGGAGGACGTCCACCGTCTCCATCACCGAGGCGTCGAGGACGACGACCATGTCAGGGTTCCTGATCTGGGAATAGATCTTGATCGGGGCGTCGTCGATCCGCACGAAGGAGACGACAGGTGCGCCCCGGCGCTCTGCCCCGTAGAAGGGACATGCGGTGGCGTGCTTCCCGTCCCTGAACGCCGCAAGGGCGAGGAGACGGGCCGCAGTCACGCCGCCCTGCCCGCCGCGGGAATGGATCCTGATCTCGTACATTACTCGCTCACCCCGAACCACATCTCTTCACCGATCTTCCGGTCCCGCACGAAGCCCGCGATATCGTCGTAGGTGACCTCCTGACCGCCGAGGCCGGCGATCACGTTGTAGCACTCGACGCCGGTCTTCGCCCGGATCGAGGCCGCCACCACGCCGCCGAAGCCGAAGGAGTAGTCGCGGTCGATGACCACGACCTCCTTCCCCTTCAGGTCGAGGTCGGGGAAGGGCCTGAACCAGCGCAGGCGCATCGAACCGGCCTTGATACCCTCCTTGCGGAGGATGTCGACGGCCACCTCGGCCTCCTTGCCGAGGGTGCCCATCGAGACGACCACCACATCCGCGTCCTCGCAGAGGTAGTCCTCTGTCGGGCCGTATTTCCGTCCGAACCGACGTGCGAACTCCTCCTCCGTCTCGCGGATCACGTCCCGTGCGTCCCGCATCGAGCGCTCGATGTCCCACCTGAACGTGAAGTAGTCGGCAGGCCCGGTCATCGGCCCATAGCCCATCGGGTTGTTCACGTCGATCGCATGGGGCAACTTCATCGGTGGGATGAAGTCTCCCAGTTCCACGGTGTCCAGGGACTGCATGATATGGGAGAGGGAGAAGCCGTCGAGGTTAACCATTACCGGCAGGAGGACGCGCTCGTCCTCGGCGATACGGAAGGCCATCAGGGTGGCGTCGTAGGCCTCCTGGACAGTCCCGACAAAGACCTGCAGCCAGCCTGTGTCGCGCTGAGAGAAGGCATCCGTGTGCTCGGCCCAGGTGTTCCAGCCAGGCCCGAGGGCGCGGTTCACGTTCGCCATCACGATGGGCAGGCGGGCCCCCGCGGCCCAGTGGAGCATCTCGTGCATGTACAGCAGGCCGTGGGAACTCGTCGCTGTAAAGGTCCGCACCCCTGTCACCGATGCGCCGATACACGCGGCCATCGCCGAGTGCTCGCTCTCCACCGGGATGTACTCGGTCTCGATCTCCTTGTTGGCGACGTAGTTTGCGATCTGTTCGATGATCTCGGTCTGCGGCGTGATCGGATAGGCGGCGACGACAGACGGGTGCGCCTGTTTCACCGCCGCGGCGACGGCCTTGTTCCCTGTTGAGATGATCAGCATATTCCTTCCTCCTCTTTCCTGATCCTCTCCAGGTTCTTGTTCAGGGCCTGCTGGAGTTTGGCGATGATCTCGGGGGTCGCCTTCTTGAAACGGCCCTGGCCCTTCAGGTATTCTTCGAGGGGCAGCGGGTTCTTCATCGCGGCCTTCGAGGGCCCGGAGACAGTCAGCTTCCCGTACTCGCGTTCCCAGAGCACCCACGAACCGGTCTTCACCGCGAGTTTGCCCATCTCGATCGTGCGGTCAGACTCGTAGCGCCAGCCCGGCGGGCAGGGCGCAAGGATGTGGATGAACTTCGGCCCTTCAATGGAGAGCGCCTTCTTGACCTTCTTGTACAGGTCGAGGGGGTAGGAACTGCACGCCGTCGCCATGTAGGGTGGATTGTGGGCGGCGACGATCCTGTCGAGGTCCTTCTTGAACTCACCCTTGCCGCCCGGCGTCGTCGTCGTCAGGGCGCCGAGGGGGGTGGCGCCCGACCGCTGCATGCCGGTGTTCCCGTAGGCCTCGTTGTCGTAGCAGATGTACAGAAAGTCGGTGCCGCGCTCGAATGCGCCGGACAGCGCCTGGATGCCGATGTCCACCGTCCCTCCGTCGCCTGCATAGGCGATGACGTTTGTCTTCTTCCCCGCGCTCCTGAACGCCTTGCTCATGCCCGAGGCGCAGGCCGCCGCCGCTGCGAAGGCGATGTTGTACACCGGGACATTGAAGGACGTGTTCGGGTACACCCCCTGGATCACCGATGTACAGCAGGCCGGGATGACAAGGACCGTGTCGGGCCCCGCGGCCTTCAGGACATAGCGAAGACAGAGGGAGGAACTGCACCCTGCACATGCGGCTGTGCAGGTCTTGATGTACTCCTCTTTCGGAATCTCAGAAATAGTGCTCAACTCCTCACCAGTGATAGTTGCTCATTATCGATCATTACATTTGTCGGGGGACTCTTGTAGGTTGCTATTATGGACGTACATAATTTGGGTGCGCGCTGACTTGGGCTTGTTGGTTCGGATCGCCAGATCTCCCGGCGAAATCCATCAGCCATAAATGCTGAAGACACGCACTCTCCCCGGGAAATTATGACCGAAGAACATGTCCACGATGACGCGGCGGACGGCACCGTCCCTCCGGCAGACCTCCCTCAGCCATCACAGTCAGTCCCGGTCGAGCAACCGACGGCGCCTCCCCCGGCCCCTGAACCCGTGAAAAAGGGCGGGAGGAAGAGGGTCGTTCTCGGCGTCCTGGGACTTCTGGTGATCCTCGTCGCTGCGGCGGCATTCACCCTGGACGTCGAGATCGGGGACCCGACGCCGGGAGCCACCTACCCGTACATGACGACCTACAATGCCTGGTTCCCTGACGGCGAACCTGTCACGATCGGGAATGTCAGGATGATGGTCCTCAGCTATGACAATGAACTCATTCTCGACGCCAATGGCAACAGGGAGAAACTCGTCGTCGGCGACGAGAAGGAAGTGGCAGAGCACCATGCCAGCATGAAGGTCTTTGGCGTCACCCTCCTGTCCACAGACTTCAAGATGCTCATGAAGTACAGGGGGCTTGTCGAGGGAAAGGAGAACTTCTTCCTCTCTGTCAAGACCTCACGGCAGGTCCCTGAGTTTGTCGTCGGCCTGCTCCTCCCGAAGGAGATCCAGGCTCAGCCCGCGTAGGGCTGCAGTCACCCTCTTTTTTAACCTGAAGTCCTGTTCCCGCTCGACATGTGCCCTCTCAGCCTTTGGCGAGGGGGGGAGGGGAGTGAAGGAGAAAGGATACGCGACGTCGATGAGGATCAGACCGCCGGGTGGTGCTGCCGGCACACGCGCCGCTCCCTCTCCTGCCAGCAGGGCCCTGATCCCGCCGGCATCTATCTCCCCTCTGCCGACCGCGGCGAGGGCGAAGGCCATGCACCGCACCATGTTCCAGAGAAAACTCTCGGCCGTCACCGTAAAGACGCAGAAGCCGTCTTCATCCGCGACATGGGCCGCCATGATGCGGCGGACAGGGGTGCGCTCGCTCTGCCGGGAGAAGAGGGAGAAGTCGTGTTCGCCCACGAACTCCTGCGCCGCGTCGTCCATCGCAGCCGTGTCGCCTGGGTGCTCGACAAAATAGTAGCGGTACGTCCGTGCGGCGGCTTCCTTTCTCGGGCTGAAATGGTCATGCACCTCTGCCCACCCTGTCGTCCAGATGTCGGCCGGGAGTTCGAAACGCAGGGCCGCCACCGCCCTCTCCGGCTCGGCGGTTGTGAAGGCGCAGACCTGCCCTGCGGCATGGACGCCGCGGTCGGTCCTGCCGGCGAAGGCGAACCTTGCCTCCTTCGGGTTCGCGAACAGGCCGATCTCTTTACACGCCGCGATCACGTCGCCCTCCACAGTGCGCACGTTGGGCTGGACCTGGGAACCGTAGAAGTCGTCCCCCCAGTAGCCGATCCTGAACGCAAGCCTC
This window of the Methanofollis ethanolicus genome carries:
- a CDS encoding chemotaxis protein CheW — translated: MVKTIDVVEFEIGGTRYALDILLAREIVEMIPITPVPRAPPHIAGIINLRGEITNIINLTTLLQLPDRGDVMNRKIIVLVPEVASGSNLGIIVDDVHSVMQIAEDDVETMDASLCHEAFVKGIIKIGGDDIKEKGLVIWIDMTKVLGGLATAG
- a CDS encoding methyl-accepting chemotaxis protein yields the protein MPEKEPTIEDCQKKITRLEKEIRRNENLAAGMDQIPLPAHIIDTDFNVLYINRAAADLLGKRQEDCIGKPCYDLYRTGLCNSKECPCHVAMKEGQVNTITNDLGDGRVIKCTGVPYRDGSGTTIGAVEYFPDVTGEVRMIKDLLGVADGIRNGNLSVRAKLDGEGELLQIAKGVNEIIDAVTEPLPPTIAVIDQIGRGETPEKITADYRGDFKKLKESINRCVDGLESLGECDAVLQRIAANDYTKKVEGQYTGVYADIADAVNTVRERLLVVVRVATNISQGDLSDRDELKKVGKRSENDRMLPALIGMGEGLAALVRDVEMLAKAGQEGKLSVRADVSRHQGSFAEVVSGVNGLLDAIHEPLDEGMRVSAAIADGDYTKTFSDDIEVSGEFKRFRDSLNQISVNGSGAFRQVKQAAEQVQLGTLEASKGGDQIAKAAEQVALTSQRCADLGKKTLTKMEEITQKFSDLSASNEEVASTSQEVLERAQNVAEMGRDAEKLGNDANTKITVVEKIASESVVNITQLNQEIHEIDKIVKLITDISNQTNLLALNAAIEAARAGEHGRGFAVVAGEVRNLAGESKKATNDIENLIASIQSKSEKTATAINSANTEIASSVESVNKAIVALNRIVEGAVSVTHDMGEIAKAIEDQANTSNAVVQIVEDGNNLTRSSLEQIEDLAALAEETSASTQEINSATHELHDLAADLEKQMDRFKV
- a CDS encoding DUF362 domain-containing protein translates to MTPADPPTKDVALVHCRTYDEEQVYAAVERAVGLLGGVGAFVPRGSRVLLKPNLLMGAEPRQAVTTHPAVVKAVARLLADHGCTVVIADSPGAGTRYTSRNLEKAYERSGFTGAAEIPGVSLSTATSSKAVPFPEGEVMKRFSIIDAARDADAIVVVSKAKTHLFTGYSGAVKNLFGVIPGLEKPVFHARFRDPQEFAGMLLDLNTLVRPALQIMDAVVGMEGDGPMSGSPRPIGALLAGADATAVDIVTARLMGLDPADICTIRGAEERGWVRKDFREVGVIGDDPAAVTVSDFRKASTHPAAPAIPFLNRQILSFFRRQGTEIRPTPVPDPEKCTGCGRCVRACPVAVISIEEGRAVIDESACIRCYCCHEMCENRAIALRQGFAGKLLSSLLR
- a CDS encoding 4Fe-4S binding protein, coding for MRERLALSRPKAGACGLTGSWRVFRPVVDREKCNQCGICAIHCPDGVIDEELNIDLDFCKGCGVCANVCPKKAITMVREER
- a CDS encoding 2-oxoacid:acceptor oxidoreductase family protein; this encodes MYEIRIHSRGGQGGVTAARLLALAAFRDGKHATACPFYGAERRGAPVVSFVRIDDAPIKIYSQIRNPDMVVVLDASVMETVDVLQGLKEGGSVLVNSEHPHEFPGFASCHVDLTGIALSKNLAIAGTPIVNTPFLGAAARLGIVSFASAKQAIREMFSDERNVQVAEAAYEEMVI
- a CDS encoding transketolase C-terminal domain-containing protein; this translates as MLIISTGNKAVAAAVKQAHPSVVAAYPITPQTEIIEQIANYVANKEIETEYIPVESEHSAMAACIGASVTGVRTFTATSSHGLLYMHEMLHWAAGARLPIVMANVNRALGPGWNTWAEHTDAFSQRDTGWLQVFVGTVQEAYDATLMAFRIAEDERVLLPVMVNLDGFSLSHIMQSLDTVELGDFIPPMKLPHAIDVNNPMGYGPMTGPADYFTFRWDIERSMRDARDVIRETEEEFARRFGRKYGPTEDYLCEDADVVVVSMGTLGKEAEVAVDILRKEGIKAGSMRLRWFRPFPDLDLKGKEVVVIDRDYSFGFGGVVAASIRAKTGVECYNVIAGLGGQEVTYDDIAGFVRDRKIGEEMWFGVSE
- a CDS encoding thiamine pyrophosphate-dependent enzyme, whose amino-acid sequence is MSEIPKEEYIKTCTAACAGCSSSLCLRYVLKAAGPDTVLVIPACCTSVIQGVYPNTSFNVPVYNIAFAAAAACASGMSKAFRSAGKKTNVIAYAGDGGTVDIGIQALSGAFERGTDFLYICYDNEAYGNTGMQRSGATPLGALTTTTPGGKGEFKKDLDRIVAAHNPPYMATACSSYPLDLYKKVKKALSIEGPKFIHILAPCPPGWRYESDRTIEMGKLAVKTGSWVLWEREYGKLTVSGPSKAAMKNPLPLEEYLKGQGRFKKATPEIIAKLQQALNKNLERIRKEEEGIC
- the truA gene encoding tRNA pseudouridine(38-40) synthase TruA yields the protein MRLAFRIGYWGDDFYGSQVQPNVRTVEGDVIAACKEIGLFANPKEARFAFAGRTDRGVHAAGQVCAFTTAEPERAVAALRFELPADIWTTGWAEVHDHFSPRKEAAARTYRYYFVEHPGDTAAMDDAAQEFVGEHDFSLFSRQSERTPVRRIMAAHVADEDGFCVFTVTAESFLWNMVRCMAFALAAVGRGEIDAGGIRALLAGEGAARVPAAPPGGLILIDVAYPFSFTPLPPSPKAERAHVEREQDFRLKKRVTAALRGLSLDLLREEQADDKLRDLP